A segment of the bacterium genome:
CACTGCGGGAGGAGCGGGCGCGTTATTCCCTCGACGGGGGAGACGAACCTCTTTATCCTTCCCGGCCACGAGTTTAAAATCGTGGACGCGCTGCTGACCAACTTTCACCTGCCGGAATCGACCCTTCTGATGCTGGTGTGCGCTTTCGGAGGCAGGGATTTTGTTCTGGACGCTTACCGCCACGCCGTCAGGGAAAGCTATCGTTTTTATTCCTACGGCGACTCAATGCTTATTAAGTAACCGGAAGGACTATGGAAGACTTTAGGCCATCTTTTAATCTGCTTGGCCGCGACGGCGAAACCGGCGCGCGGCGCGGGCGTCTTTCCCTCCTCCACGGGACGGTGGAGACACCCGCCTTCATGCCGGTGGGGACGCTGGGGACGGTGAAGGCAATGACGCCGGAGGAGGTGGAGGCGCTGGGGGCCGAGATAATCCTCTCCAATACCTACCATCTCTACCTGCGCCCCGGCCACGAGGTGATAAGGGAGCTTGGCGGCCTCCACAGGTTCATGAACTGGAAGCGCCCCATCCTGACCGACTCAGGCGGCTATCAGGTGTTCAGCCTCAACGACCTTCGCAAGATCTCCGAGGAGGGGGTCGATTTCCGCTCCCATCTGGACGGCTCCTCCCACATGCTCACCCCTGAAAAAGTCGTAGGAATTCAGGAGGCGCTGGGGTCGGACGTTATGATGGTGCTCGACGAATGCCCGCCTCACCCCTCCACCCGCGACTACCTCGAAAAGTCCCTCGCGCTCACCAACCGCTGGGCAAAGCGCTCGCTTTCGGCGAGAAAACGTCCCGAACTGGCCCTTTTCGCGATCATCCAGGGGGGAATGGAGCCCGATTTGCGCCGGAAGGCCGCCGAAGAGCTTTCGGCGATGGGCTTTGACGGCTACGCAGTGGGCGGTCTCTCGGTCGGAGAGGGGCAGGAGCTCATGCTTTCGACTCTCGACGCCGTCACTCCCCACATGCCGGTGGAAAAACCCCGGTATCTGATGGGTGTCGGCACCCCTTCCGACATCGTGGAGGCAGTGGCGAGGGGCATCGACATGTTCGACTGCGTGCTCCCGACCCGGAACGCCCGCAATGGAATGTTCTTTACATCACAGGGCAAAATTGCTATAAAAACCGCGCGATTCGAGCGGGATAAGGCGCCTCCGGACACGGCTTGCGGCTGCTACACCTGTAGCAATTACTCACGCGCCTACGTGCGTCATCTTTACAGGTCGGGAGAGATTTTGGCTTCCCGCCTTATCACCCTCCACAATTTGTATTACTATCAAAACCTCATGAAGCGCATCCGGCAGGCCGCCGGGGAGGGGCGCTACGGTGAGTTTTTGCGGGAATTTAGGTCCGGCCCCGAAAGCTTGAACGAACGCGGAACTTCGGTTTAGATGAAAAGCGTGATTTCCTGACGGTTTCACGGTTTGAGGTTTAGTAAAAAAAACGTCGCGAGAAGCACCGTATTCAAGGAGCCGCGCAGCAAAAGGCGAGGCAGTAGCAGCGCTACGGCGAGCCCTTGAGCGAGCGCGCGACGCAGAAGAACGGTGCTCGCAGCAGTTTTTTTAAAAGGAGGATTTTAAATGTTTGCTTTTTTGGTCGATACCGCGCACGCAATGGGCGCCCCGACGCAGCAGGGGGGCGAAGCCCAGAACCCGATAATGTCCTTTATTCCGCTGATCCTCATCTTCGTAATCTTCTACTTCATGCTGATCCGGCCCCAGCAAAAGCGCCTGAAGGAACACAAGGCGATGCTCGCGTCGGTCCAGCGCGGGGACGATGTCGTCACCACCGGCGGGATAATGGGCAAGGTCACGGCGCTGGCCGACGACAGCCTCACCATAGAGATCGCCAAGGATGTCCGCGTGAAGATCAAGAGAGACGCCGTCGTCTCGATTGACAAGGCGACCAAGGAAAAATCCGAGTAATAACGATTTTGCCCTCTATCGGGCTCCCCTGCGGAGCCGGCCGCCGCTAACGCTTTGCGGCGGCCTGTTTAGAGGAGAGGAGACAATATGTCCCAGGGTTGGAAATGGCGTCTGGGTTCAATCGGCGCGGCTACCCTTTTGGGTTTCCTGTTCGTCCTGCCGAGCCTTCTGCCCGACGGCGTGACGCCGCCGTCGTTCATGCCGCAAAAACGCATCGCCAAAGGGCTCGACCTCCAGGGCGGCCTTCACCTCGAATTGAAGGTGCAGACCGAAAAGGCGGTGGAAAACTCCCTTAACCGCACCGCCGAGGATATCTCCAAGGCCCTTCGCGACGAGCGGGTGCGCGTGCGCGGTGTTGACGTGACTCCGGCCAGCATCGTCCTTGCCGTGCGCGGGGAAGACGGCGGCAAAAAGGTGGTCGAGCTTCTGGAGAAGCGGTTCGGCAACCTGAAGGTCGATGGAAGGACCACCGAGGGCGAGGATGAGAAGTTCGTCCTCTCCTACACCGACGACGAGAAGAAATCGATCGAGCAGTACGCCATCGACCAGGGCATAGAGACGATACGAAACCGCATCGACCAGTTCGGCGTGGCCGAGCCGGTAATCGTCCCCAGGGGCAACGGCGAGATTCTCATCCAGCTCCCCGGCCTCGGGACTCTCTCCGCCGACACCGTTTCGGGCTGGCTCAGCGATAAAATGGCCAAGGACGGCGTCGCGGGCGAGGTAAAGGCTGGCGGAACCGACATAGAAGTCACCTTCCCCAGCGAATCCGTCGCCGATTCTATCGTTGCGGACGCTACCGGCAGGTTCGTCGGCCTCGTCCGCGAAAAGCGCGAGGTCATGCCGGACGGCAAGGTCAAGGTCCTCTTCGCGCTGGCCACCAGCAAGCGGGCGAAAAAGCTCATCGGCCAGACGGCTCAGCTTGAGTTTCGCCTGCTGAACGAAGAGACCCCCGTCGAGACCGCCATGTCTACCGGAACTCCCGCGGGTTCCGAGATACTCTACGGCAAGAAGAAGATCGACATCCGCACCGGCAACGAAGTCGGGACGGCCCCGGCCTACCTGGTTCAAAAGCGCGTCATCATGACCGGCGAAGTGGTTCAGAACGCGATGATGAACGTGGACCAGAACCGCGCCGAGTATTACGTCCTCATGGAGTTCGACAAGCGCGGCGAGCAGATCTTCGGCGACGTAACCAGCGCCAACGTCGGCAAGCGGCTGGCCATACTGCTCGACGGAGTGGTGCAGTCCGCCCCCGTCATCCGCGAGGCGATTCTCGGCGGAAGGGCCTCCATCAGCGGCACCTTCACCCGCGACGAGGCGAGAGACCTCGCCATCGCCCTGCGCTCCGGCTCTCTGCCCGCGCCCGTGGAGGTGTTGCAGGAGATCGAGGTCGGAGCCTCCCTCGGAGCCGACTCCATCGCCGCAGGCAAGATGGCCTCGTCGATGTCGCTACTCCTCATCGTCGCCTTCATGATCTTCTACTACAGATGGTCAGGTTTCATCGCCGACCTCGCCCTTATCACCAACATGATAATCATGCTGGGGCTTCTGGCGGCGGTCGGCGCGACCCTCACCCTTCCCGGCATCGCCGGTCTCGCCCTCACTATGGGCATGGCGGTTGACGCGAACGTTCTGATACTCGAACGAATACGTGAGGAACTGCGCATAGGAAAGTCGGTCCTTAACGCCATCGAAAGCGGCTACGACAAGGCTTTCTCGACGATTATCGACTCCAACCTCACCACCCTCGTCGCCGCGGTTGTCCTCTACTTCATGGGGAGCGGCCCGGTAAAGGGCTTCGCGGTAACTCTCTCCCTCGGCATGGTTTCAAGTATCTTCACCGCGATCGTCTTCACACGCGGATGCTACGAGTGGTATCTCTCGAAGCGTTCGGTGAAGCGTCTCAGCATATAAGGCGGGAACCGCATCATGATCGAACTGATCCCACCCGGAACAAAGATAGATTTCATCGGGAAACAGAAGATCGCCATCGCGATAAGCATCGTCATCATCCTGGCGGGCATCGCGAGCATCGTCCTCAAAGGAGGCGTCCGCTACGGCATCGACTTCTCCGGCGGCACGATGGTGCAGGTGGCCTTCAAGACTTCGGTTTCCGCCGACCAGATACGAAGCGCCCTCACGGGGGCGGTGGAGGGCACTCCGGTAATCCAGGAGACCCTCGGGAAGTCCAACGAGTTCATAATCCAGCTCGAACGCATGCCCTCGGAACTCGGCGGCGTCGAAAATCTGGTTTCCGAGACCCTCGGCAAGGCCTTCGGGGCGGACAACGTCTCCGTCAGCCAGGCGCAGATGGTCGGGCCCAGAGCGGGAGCCGAGCTTCGCCAGAAAGCCCTTCTGGCGATAATAATCTCCTGGGCGGCCATTCTCCTCTACGTCTGGTGGCGCTTCGAGATTCACTGGGGAATAGGCGCCATCGTAGCGCTGGTCCACGACGTCCTGATCACGGTCAGCGTTTTCTCTTTTCTTAACAAACAGTTCGATTTGCAGATAATCGCGGCGCTGCTTACGATCATCGGCTACTCGATCAACGACACGATAGTCATCTTCGACCGCGTCCGCGAGAACATCAAGAAGTACGGCTCAAAGTACACGATAACCGAGCACTTCAACATGTCGATAAACGAGACTCTGGGAAGGACCATCCTCACCGCGGCGACAGTCTTTTTCTCGGTGCTTGCGCTC
Coding sequences within it:
- a CDS encoding tRNA guanosine(34) transglycosylase Tgt, translating into MEDFRPSFNLLGRDGETGARRGRLSLLHGTVETPAFMPVGTLGTVKAMTPEEVEALGAEIILSNTYHLYLRPGHEVIRELGGLHRFMNWKRPILTDSGGYQVFSLNDLRKISEEGVDFRSHLDGSSHMLTPEKVVGIQEALGSDVMMVLDECPPHPSTRDYLEKSLALTNRWAKRSLSARKRPELALFAIIQGGMEPDLRRKAAEELSAMGFDGYAVGGLSVGEGQELMLSTLDAVTPHMPVEKPRYLMGVGTPSDIVEAVARGIDMFDCVLPTRNARNGMFFTSQGKIAIKTARFERDKAPPDTACGCYTCSNYSRAYVRHLYRSGEILASRLITLHNLYYYQNLMKRIRQAAGEGRYGEFLREFRSGPESLNERGTSV
- the yajC gene encoding preprotein translocase subunit YajC, which produces MFAFLVDTAHAMGAPTQQGGEAQNPIMSFIPLILIFVIFYFMLIRPQQKRLKEHKAMLASVQRGDDVVTTGGIMGKVTALADDSLTIEIAKDVRVKIKRDAVVSIDKATKEKSE
- the secD gene encoding protein translocase subunit SecD yields the protein MSQGWKWRLGSIGAATLLGFLFVLPSLLPDGVTPPSFMPQKRIAKGLDLQGGLHLELKVQTEKAVENSLNRTAEDISKALRDERVRVRGVDVTPASIVLAVRGEDGGKKVVELLEKRFGNLKVDGRTTEGEDEKFVLSYTDDEKKSIEQYAIDQGIETIRNRIDQFGVAEPVIVPRGNGEILIQLPGLGTLSADTVSGWLSDKMAKDGVAGEVKAGGTDIEVTFPSESVADSIVADATGRFVGLVREKREVMPDGKVKVLFALATSKRAKKLIGQTAQLEFRLLNEETPVETAMSTGTPAGSEILYGKKKIDIRTGNEVGTAPAYLVQKRVIMTGEVVQNAMMNVDQNRAEYYVLMEFDKRGEQIFGDVTSANVGKRLAILLDGVVQSAPVIREAILGGRASISGTFTRDEARDLAIALRSGSLPAPVEVLQEIEVGASLGADSIAAGKMASSMSLLLIVAFMIFYYRWSGFIADLALITNMIIMLGLLAAVGATLTLPGIAGLALTMGMAVDANVLILERIREELRIGKSVLNAIESGYDKAFSTIIDSNLTTLVAAVVLYFMGSGPVKGFAVTLSLGMVSSIFTAIVFTRGCYEWYLSKRSVKRLSI
- the secF gene encoding protein translocase subunit SecF, which codes for MELIPPGTKIDFIGKQKIAIAISIVIILAGIASIVLKGGVRYGIDFSGGTMVQVAFKTSVSADQIRSALTGAVEGTPVIQETLGKSNEFIIQLERMPSELGGVENLVSETLGKAFGADNVSVSQAQMVGPRAGAELRQKALLAIIISWAAILLYVWWRFEIHWGIGAIVALVHDVLITVSVFSFLNKQFDLQIIAALLTIIGYSINDTIVIFDRVRENIKKYGSKYTITEHFNMSINETLGRTILTAATVFFSVLALFFFGGPVIHDFSLALLVGSIAGTYSTVYIASPVVLYVQKRWRGAEVSKF